The following are encoded in a window of Oceanispirochaeta sp. M1 genomic DNA:
- a CDS encoding carbohydrate ABC transporter permease, producing MIKRKTDFVIFYLFALFFIVTIGFPFFWQVSNSFKLEREIFDIKWLPSVPTISNYTEAFIRQPLQTFLLNSFIIAGLSTAFAMILGSMTAYAIARTDIKGKKIILLVILSVSLLPPIVIISPIYNIIRSIHLLNTHAGLIIVNTLFCLTTTVWFLTPYFQSVPKSLEDAAEIDGASPFLCFVKIMIPIVMPGVFTVGILSFIGAWNEYLFALVMNPVRVKTVTVGLKMYESDNYIPWGTLMAASVVIVIPLIAVVLILQKKIISGLMAGGLKE from the coding sequence ATGATTAAGAGAAAAACCGATTTTGTTATCTTTTATCTTTTTGCCCTGTTTTTCATTGTAACCATAGGCTTTCCATTTTTCTGGCAGGTATCAAACTCCTTCAAATTAGAAAGAGAGATTTTTGATATTAAATGGCTTCCATCTGTACCGACAATATCAAATTATACAGAAGCTTTTATAAGGCAGCCTTTACAGACCTTTTTACTGAACAGTTTCATCATTGCCGGACTATCAACGGCCTTTGCCATGATCCTGGGCAGCATGACAGCCTATGCCATTGCCAGAACAGATATTAAAGGAAAAAAGATAATTCTTCTGGTTATTTTATCGGTTTCCCTCCTGCCCCCGATTGTTATAATCAGTCCTATCTATAATATCATCCGGAGTATTCACCTCCTGAACACCCATGCTGGATTGATTATCGTCAATACTCTTTTCTGCCTTACGACTACAGTCTGGTTTTTGACCCCCTACTTTCAGTCCGTACCGAAAAGCCTGGAAGATGCCGCCGAAATAGATGGAGCATCTCCATTTTTATGTTTTGTTAAGATAATGATACCCATTGTCATGCCCGGTGTTTTTACAGTTGGAATTCTCTCCTTTATTGGAGCATGGAATGAATATTTATTTGCACTGGTTATGAATCCGGTAAGAGTAAAGACAGTAACAGTCGGACTTAAAATGTATGAATCTGATAATTATATTCCCTGGGGTACACTTATGGCTGCCTCGGTAGTCATTGTTATTCCTCTTATTGCGGTAGTGCTTATTCTTCAGAAAAAAATAATCAGCGGACTTATGGCCGGAGGACTCAAAGAGTGA
- a CDS encoding ABC transporter substrate-binding protein codes for MKKLGFLLLVLSIVSTGLVFGSGEQEKAAGPVELNWYAHASTFNNTQEAIIAKFNETNPDITVNLIELPENTSDKLQALLIALRSGDGSIDFFNADVTWTPIFASAGLIEALDDHFPKSEQKQFLPSTIDAASYNGKIWGMPFRTDAGVLYYRKDLLEQYNKEVPATWNELKDTANEIVTAERAAGNVMYGLAGSMKQYEGLTCNAVEWFYSNGGTVLDKNGNVVINSPENVEILTLVKEMVDLKLFPEGILSYGSGDVRASMFQGNQVFMRAWPKAYALSQNPDNSQVSGLLGVAELPKGESGKRGHSTLGGWQLFLSESSKNKEAALTFMKFYSGEYAMKMHALNDSYLPARKSLYSDEEILKEIPFFGMIEDVLSNAVPRPKSPFYAETSAIIQVEVQNALSGKKSVEQALADAQAEMEKVGK; via the coding sequence ATGAAAAAACTAGGTTTTCTATTACTTGTTTTATCAATTGTAAGTACCGGATTAGTTTTCGGAAGTGGTGAACAGGAGAAGGCAGCAGGTCCCGTTGAACTGAATTGGTATGCCCATGCATCAACATTCAATAATACTCAGGAAGCAATAATTGCAAAGTTCAATGAGACAAATCCTGATATCACAGTAAATCTTATTGAATTGCCGGAAAACACTTCCGACAAACTGCAGGCACTGCTCATTGCCTTGAGAAGCGGAGACGGATCAATCGATTTTTTCAATGCAGATGTAACCTGGACTCCCATCTTTGCTTCAGCAGGACTGATAGAAGCTCTGGATGATCACTTTCCAAAATCAGAACAGAAACAATTTCTTCCCAGCACAATAGATGCTGCCAGCTATAATGGTAAGATATGGGGAATGCCTTTCAGAACAGATGCCGGAGTTCTTTACTACAGAAAAGACTTACTGGAACAGTATAATAAAGAAGTTCCTGCCACATGGAATGAACTTAAAGATACTGCCAATGAAATAGTAACTGCCGAAAGAGCCGCCGGAAACGTAATGTACGGTTTGGCCGGATCGATGAAGCAGTATGAAGGTCTTACCTGCAATGCTGTAGAGTGGTTCTACTCAAACGGTGGAACTGTTCTTGATAAAAACGGAAACGTAGTAATCAACTCTCCTGAAAATGTTGAGATTCTGACTCTGGTAAAAGAGATGGTTGATCTTAAGCTGTTCCCCGAAGGAATACTTTCCTATGGAAGCGGTGATGTAAGAGCATCAATGTTCCAGGGAAACCAGGTGTTCATGAGAGCATGGCCTAAAGCCTATGCATTGTCTCAGAATCCTGATAACTCACAGGTGAGCGGACTTCTGGGTGTTGCAGAACTTCCCAAGGGTGAAAGCGGAAAAAGAGGTCACAGTACACTCGGCGGTTGGCAGCTCTTTCTTTCAGAAAGCTCAAAAAACAAAGAGGCAGCTCTCACATTCATGAAATTCTATTCCGGTGAATATGCCATGAAAATGCATGCTCTCAATGATTCATATCTTCCTGCAAGAAAGTCTCTCTACTCGGATGAAGAGATTCTCAAGGAGATCCCCTTCTTCGGTATGATTGAAGATGTTCTGTCCAATGCCGTTCCCAGACCGAAATCTCCTTTCTATGCAGAAACATCAGCTATCATTCAGGTAGAAGTTCAGAACGCCCTTTCCGGTAAAAAGTCGGTAGAGCAGGCTCTGGCAGATGCTCAGGCTGAAATGGAAAAAGTCGGAAAATAA
- a CDS encoding sugar-binding domain-containing protein codes for MDAGLSIAQRIKELRVLNGLSQAATAEALSMPLRTYQTWEKDFTSSAQNLINICNYFGVSAGIILKSIQESSNDPEHDLSNQFINLKEYKIKFFDMALEGLDEDEIFNWYETEYPDQAALVDDRSKFINNCFLDIYHLRHKALTNLNFGRDKTKEQRIGKKFNIPADHIVVTKSGHIKHKILREMLIARYGAEWIIDWSIKKPGFRIGLSNGFTIARILDFIPRGSVENLNLFPLNFTNSPVDFPISATALISSFMYKGTGYGIVTDTMNEEQVFSSMLLADAAFLGIGTFSNEGLYEKMIRSVRGQGVVENIREKGVIGDLNYHLLDSSGKEILFPEIVSNIGEHQPESLIKSIGLKNLKDKADKGGRIVIAGSGKHKADTVRVALENRFANYLITDDTIADTILD; via the coding sequence ATGGATGCCGGTTTATCTATTGCTCAAAGAATAAAAGAACTCAGAGTCCTGAACGGATTGTCACAGGCCGCAACGGCCGAGGCACTCTCAATGCCATTAAGAACATACCAGACATGGGAAAAGGATTTTACATCATCTGCACAGAATCTGATAAATATCTGTAATTATTTCGGAGTTTCGGCAGGCATCATATTGAAATCAATTCAGGAAAGTTCAAATGACCCGGAACATGATTTATCTAATCAGTTTATCAATTTAAAAGAATACAAGATTAAGTTTTTTGATATGGCACTGGAAGGATTGGATGAGGATGAAATCTTCAACTGGTATGAAACAGAATATCCGGATCAGGCCGCCCTTGTTGATGATCGGTCAAAATTTATTAATAATTGCTTTCTTGATATTTATCATTTGAGACATAAAGCTTTGACTAATCTGAATTTTGGAAGAGATAAAACAAAAGAACAGAGAATCGGCAAAAAATTTAATATACCGGCGGATCATATTGTAGTTACGAAATCAGGGCATATAAAGCATAAAATCCTTCGGGAAATGCTGATAGCCCGGTATGGAGCGGAGTGGATTATTGACTGGTCGATCAAGAAACCGGGGTTTCGTATCGGTCTCTCCAATGGTTTTACAATAGCAAGAATTTTAGATTTCATACCCAGGGGATCTGTAGAAAATCTGAATCTTTTCCCTTTGAATTTTACAAATTCACCCGTGGATTTTCCAATCTCAGCAACAGCACTTATCTCCAGTTTTATGTACAAGGGGACTGGTTACGGTATCGTTACGGATACAATGAATGAAGAGCAGGTCTTCAGCTCTATGCTTCTGGCCGATGCGGCATTCCTCGGGATAGGGACATTTTCCAATGAAGGACTCTATGAAAAAATGATCCGTTCTGTCAGAGGACAGGGTGTTGTTGAGAATATAAGAGAGAAGGGTGTCATCGGTGACCTAAATTATCATTTGTTGGATTCATCGGGTAAGGAGATCCTCTTTCCTGAGATAGTTTCCAATATAGGTGAACATCAGCCTGAATCTCTGATCAAATCAATAGGTCTGAAGAATCTGAAAGATAAGGCTGACAAAGGGGGGCGCATTGTTATTGCTGGTTCCGGTAAACATAAGGCTGATACTGTCAGGGTGGCTCTTGAAAATCGATTTGCTAATTATTTAATTACCGATGATACCATTGCTGATACAATATTGGATTGA
- a CDS encoding GtrA family protein: MSSDQKLLKKLFAYDIVRYTTVGIANTLVIFGLFFLCNELLGAGAIWSNRVGYAGGLISNFTLNKHWTFKTHKYNFLEIVLFLISFAVSYIVQFLIFRLLMDSLGWRDGVSALLAYPLYGLIFYFLCKYMVFTARADAQA, translated from the coding sequence ATGAGCTCTGATCAAAAACTTTTGAAAAAACTATTCGCCTACGATATTGTCCGTTACACCACTGTGGGGATAGCAAATACACTTGTCATTTTCGGACTGTTTTTCCTATGTAATGAACTTCTCGGAGCCGGTGCCATCTGGTCTAACAGGGTGGGATATGCCGGCGGCCTTATCAGCAATTTCACCTTAAACAAACATTGGACTTTTAAAACACATAAATATAACTTTTTAGAGATTGTTCTTTTCCTTATCTCCTTTGCAGTTTCCTATATTGTACAATTTCTGATCTTCCGCCTGCTGATGGACAGTCTGGGGTGGAGAGACGGCGTTTCCGCACTGCTGGCCTACCCTCTATATGGTCTTATCTTCTATTTCCTGTGTAAATATATGGTCTTCACAGCCAGAGCAGATGCCCAGGCTTAA
- a CDS encoding carbohydrate ABC transporter permease: MTRKQMGYLFVIPTMFLFLVLAIYPVFKTLYLSFFEYRLQFGEVKTFIGFNNFIKLFTTERFYTSFKFTILFTITTVTVEVGLGLLFAQFMNMDFKGKSLLRIVVLIPWAIPTIVSGFIWRFMVNDQYGVVNQILQNIGLIESFIPWLSRSGTASAVLIFADIWKTAPYVSLLVLAGLQNINESLLEAASIDGAGKIKTYRYITLPALKPVLATAVLFRLIQSFKVYTIIVALTNGGPANSTESLTLYTLRTYFDSGNYGYGSALASFTFVVTVLIALMFLRVIQNKISN; the protein is encoded by the coding sequence ATGACTCGTAAACAGATGGGATATCTTTTCGTTATTCCAACGATGTTTTTATTTCTAGTGCTGGCAATATATCCGGTATTCAAAACACTGTATTTAAGCTTTTTTGAATATAGACTTCAATTCGGTGAAGTAAAAACTTTCATTGGCTTTAACAACTTCATCAAACTTTTTACTACAGAACGTTTTTATACATCCTTCAAATTCACAATACTTTTTACAATTACAACCGTGACAGTCGAAGTGGGGCTGGGGCTTCTCTTTGCTCAGTTTATGAATATGGACTTTAAAGGTAAATCCCTGCTGAGAATTGTTGTGCTGATTCCCTGGGCAATACCTACGATTGTCAGTGGTTTTATCTGGCGTTTCATGGTCAATGATCAGTATGGAGTTGTTAACCAGATATTACAGAATATCGGTTTGATCGAATCCTTTATTCCATGGTTGAGCAGATCCGGTACAGCTTCTGCAGTGTTGATTTTTGCAGACATCTGGAAAACAGCACCCTATGTTTCCCTACTGGTTCTAGCAGGCCTTCAGAACATCAATGAAAGCCTCCTTGAAGCAGCATCTATTGATGGTGCAGGGAAAATTAAAACCTATAGGTATATTACTCTGCCTGCACTCAAGCCAGTACTGGCAACAGCAGTATTATTCAGGCTGATCCAATCATTCAAAGTTTATACAATAATTGTTGCTCTGACGAATGGAGGCCCTGCAAACAGTACAGAATCACTGACTCTCTACACACTGAGAACCTATTTTGATTCGGGGAACTATGGCTATGGCTCAGCACTTGCCAGCTTTACTTTTGTTGTAACAGTGCTGATTGCTCTTATGTTTTTAAGAGTCATTCAAAATAAAATTAGTAATTAG
- a CDS encoding class II aldolase/adducin family protein — protein MSAYGLTTCSGGNISLRVGESHVLITPSALDKGLINFRQIALMTLDGENLSSALKPSIETDMHLKILRARPDIKCVVHAHPKYASLYTAAGSSRINTDLLAEARFLLKEPAFASYALMGTEALGDTVSTSLSKGANAVLLENHGVLTVGQTLLQAFDRMEVLEAAAEMSIHSMNTIKVNHLSHEQLKEIDSLHQK, from the coding sequence ATTAGCGCTTACGGACTAACAACGTGTTCCGGGGGGAATATCAGCCTTCGTGTCGGGGAATCTCATGTTCTGATCACCCCCTCTGCATTGGATAAGGGACTCATCAATTTTCGGCAGATAGCATTGATGACTTTGGATGGGGAGAATCTTTCAAGCGCTCTCAAACCCAGTATAGAAACGGATATGCATTTAAAAATTCTAAGAGCAAGACCCGATATCAAATGTGTTGTCCATGCCCATCCTAAATATGCCAGCCTTTATACTGCAGCCGGATCATCCAGGATCAATACAGACCTGCTGGCAGAAGCCCGTTTTTTACTTAAAGAGCCTGCTTTTGCCTCCTATGCTTTGATGGGTACAGAAGCCTTGGGTGATACTGTTTCGACCTCCCTGTCCAAGGGAGCAAATGCTGTTCTATTGGAGAATCATGGTGTTTTGACGGTAGGGCAAACTTTGCTCCAGGCTTTTGATCGAATGGAGGTGTTGGAAGCCGCTGCTGAGATGAGTATTCATTCCATGAACACCATCAAGGTGAATCATCTCTCTCATGAACAGTTGAAGGAAATCGATTCACTGCATCAGAAATAG
- a CDS encoding phosphodiester glycosidase family protein has protein sequence MILNNGSPFRFKELSGTSWYSRFVAEEYYILLDQYPERVIIEDKELLGIIAKTDKSYSLYREMIIDFFLKSKEKIDEYSYWDILISLRKIKRDIFGETDLINAPEQALEKSEFHKNKPSETWLESINNCMIQKNPNKKIWIQNDLKTKFDQANKILFIPWDYQHFELEISTWLNPYIDEKQIEILCFDDPLYRSITSEFALMVLEKLNIESISVQRLDPEEIEIDYFRDYITSGGSIFTTGIWPFLSLFKDISPILFAVDNSQWCSRALFQYSYDISGNSSILLKEGNYKDILIDLNGTNGISAAGCLEEPFKADIDISGVQYSATNIIDHIKGSSPLNFPEKLFENRKWISGLKEFNHVDYNSDFFKIVGEKAIQCGINEQDAVLISSVISDESSTEVKPLFFDSMTDVNEISVAGYGFLSCFNYYFTSNLVKLYNKKAPRGQELNIENFFIDYMGLFDGNVKFESLPLYKKAFLGSTKEGSLFAGHYGIEKVTMTLGAEHFEFDSDSINKEETDDSTGIYLPGFEEDTVGKGRFCIAIIQDQIIFKGTGPCRIPPVGAVIVLNEAVSIQGDTVNFSVDFKDLPVQKKDISWMIGGFNLLIDSGINNYETPEESMGSLEREGWLSTQSQQTQETQLNPEKREPRCVFGRTSQKRLILAVISGRSRISCGATFSESTKFVRELLKENEKLDFLINFDGGASASLIANDNGSCKNLSMTAPSAGNPAGIPRRLNTYFSLNIK, from the coding sequence GTGATTCTAAATAATGGAAGCCCTTTTCGATTCAAGGAACTTTCGGGCACAAGCTGGTACAGTCGTTTTGTCGCTGAGGAGTATTACATACTGCTGGATCAATATCCAGAACGAGTCATCATAGAGGATAAAGAGCTACTGGGGATTATTGCTAAAACTGACAAGAGTTATTCTCTTTACAGAGAGATGATTATAGATTTTTTTCTGAAATCCAAGGAGAAGATTGATGAGTACTCCTACTGGGATATTCTCATTTCATTAAGAAAAATTAAAAGAGATATATTCGGTGAGACAGATTTAATAAATGCGCCTGAACAGGCCCTTGAGAAATCTGAATTCCATAAGAATAAACCATCTGAAACATGGTTGGAAAGCATTAATAACTGTATGATTCAGAAGAATCCTAATAAAAAAATATGGATTCAGAATGATCTGAAGACCAAATTTGACCAGGCGAATAAGATTTTGTTTATCCCCTGGGACTATCAGCATTTTGAACTGGAAATTTCCACATGGCTGAATCCCTACATAGATGAAAAACAGATAGAGATTCTATGTTTTGATGATCCTCTTTACAGAAGCATCACATCAGAATTTGCTTTAATGGTATTAGAGAAACTTAACATAGAGTCAATTTCCGTGCAGAGATTAGATCCAGAAGAAATTGAAATTGATTACTTCAGGGATTATATAACATCGGGAGGCTCAATATTTACTACGGGTATCTGGCCGTTCTTATCTCTTTTTAAAGACATATCCCCTATTCTCTTTGCCGTTGATAATTCCCAATGGTGCTCCAGAGCACTTTTCCAGTACTCCTACGATATCAGCGGAAACAGCAGCATCCTCTTAAAAGAGGGAAATTACAAAGACATATTAATAGATCTGAACGGTACAAACGGCATATCTGCAGCAGGCTGCCTGGAGGAACCCTTCAAGGCAGATATTGACATATCCGGAGTTCAGTACAGCGCGACAAATATTATTGATCATATCAAGGGGTCTTCCCCCCTTAACTTCCCTGAAAAACTTTTTGAAAACAGGAAGTGGATATCAGGTTTAAAAGAGTTCAATCATGTAGATTATAATTCTGATTTTTTTAAAATTGTCGGAGAGAAAGCAATACAATGCGGTATAAATGAGCAGGATGCGGTTCTCATATCATCGGTCATTTCAGATGAGAGCTCCACAGAGGTAAAGCCCTTATTTTTTGATTCCATGACAGATGTTAATGAAATATCTGTTGCGGGCTACGGGTTTCTCTCCTGTTTTAACTACTATTTCACATCCAATCTTGTCAAATTATATAATAAGAAGGCTCCAAGGGGACAAGAACTCAATATTGAAAATTTCTTTATTGACTATATGGGTCTTTTTGATGGAAATGTAAAATTCGAATCTCTCCCTCTTTATAAAAAAGCATTCCTGGGCAGTACAAAAGAGGGTTCACTTTTTGCAGGTCATTATGGGATAGAAAAAGTGACAATGACACTGGGTGCTGAGCATTTTGAGTTTGACAGCGATTCAATAAACAAAGAGGAGACTGATGATTCAACAGGAATTTACCTGCCGGGATTTGAAGAAGATACAGTGGGGAAAGGCCGCTTCTGTATTGCCATAATCCAGGATCAGATTATTTTCAAGGGAACCGGCCCCTGCAGAATACCTCCGGTAGGAGCTGTAATAGTTCTAAATGAAGCGGTATCAATTCAAGGGGATACTGTTAATTTTTCTGTTGATTTTAAAGACCTTCCTGTTCAAAAAAAGGATATAAGCTGGATGATAGGCGGGTTCAATCTCCTGATAGATTCTGGAATCAATAACTATGAGACCCCGGAGGAAAGCATGGGATCTCTGGAACGGGAGGGCTGGCTATCCACACAATCGCAGCAAACCCAGGAAACACAGTTGAACCCGGAAAAACGAGAACCCAGATGTGTTTTCGGCAGAACATCTCAAAAAAGATTGATTCTGGCTGTTATTTCTGGCCGTTCAAGAATATCCTGCGGTGCAACGTTTTCAGAAAGTACAAAATTTGTCCGGGAATTATTAAAAGAAAATGAAAAACTTGATTTTCTGATTAATTTTGACGGAGGTGCATCGGCATCTCTTATTGCAAATGATAACGGCAGCTGTAAGAATCTAAGTATGACAGCTCCTTCGGCAGGTAATCCTGCGGGTATCCCCAGAAGACTGAACACATACTTTTCACTGAACATAAAATAA
- the fliB gene encoding flagellin lysine-N-methylase, which yields MKKLTKIISPSYVKGFECIAGDCEDSCCIGWNIDIDKITYRRYFRTKDMLMKKEFVKHIHRNEESHCDEVDYGRARMQESKYCPFLNENKLCRIYINLGEDYLSNVCSSYPRVYNILDGSYELSLYMSCPEAVRKLLESRDPIKFIEEDISLNKHIINSAVDTKDKRWKGSPIRRIKELRSMSIAAIQNRELCITDRLLKLGYELHKISRSEQSDRNNSHDPLMVPDNHTFQLGFFRNAIESLQVFSEIDSSQFIDLTKKVLAGFNLMEDRPLKEKAQLYEEALNTVLDPFMREHSYLFEHYLVNSMFQGNFPFTVNDNIFDGYLMITVRYAFIRFYLAGIAAVDGEISKDDVVLMIQVHTKTIDHHDSFIQNQLEELREKQFDTMEFVSSLLG from the coding sequence ATGAAAAAACTGACTAAAATCATAAGTCCATCCTATGTCAAGGGATTTGAATGCATCGCCGGTGACTGCGAAGACAGCTGCTGCATCGGATGGAATATTGATATCGATAAAATAACATACCGCAGATACTTCCGAACTAAAGATATGCTGATGAAGAAAGAGTTTGTAAAGCATATCCATAGAAATGAAGAGAGTCATTGTGATGAGGTCGATTATGGTCGGGCTCGTATGCAGGAGTCCAAATACTGCCCCTTCCTCAATGAAAATAAGCTTTGCAGGATATATATCAATCTGGGTGAAGACTACCTCTCAAATGTCTGTTCCTCTTATCCAAGAGTCTATAACATTCTGGATGGAAGTTATGAACTCTCTCTCTATATGTCCTGTCCGGAAGCAGTGCGGAAATTACTGGAAAGCAGGGATCCTATCAAATTCATTGAGGAAGATATTTCACTCAATAAGCATATTATCAATAGTGCGGTGGACACAAAAGACAAGCGATGGAAGGGGTCACCTATCCGCCGGATTAAAGAACTGCGCAGCATGTCCATTGCAGCCATTCAGAACAGAGAGCTCTGTATTACAGATAGACTTTTAAAGCTGGGATATGAGCTGCATAAGATCAGCCGCTCAGAACAATCTGATAGAAATAACAGTCATGATCCCTTGATGGTTCCGGATAATCATACATTCCAGCTTGGATTTTTTAGAAATGCAATCGAATCTCTACAAGTTTTTTCTGAGATTGACAGCAGCCAGTTTATTGATTTAACGAAAAAGGTTCTGGCCGGGTTCAACTTAATGGAGGACAGGCCCCTAAAAGAAAAAGCTCAGCTTTATGAAGAGGCCCTCAATACTGTTTTAGATCCCTTTATGAGAGAGCATAGTTATCTCTTTGAGCATTACCTGGTGAACTCCATGTTCCAGGGTAATTTTCCTTTTACAGTGAATGATAATATCTTTGATGGATATTTAATGATAACTGTCCGCTATGCCTTTATTCGGTTTTATCTGGCAGGAATAGCCGCTGTGGATGGTGAAATTTCAAAGGATGATGTTGTTCTGATGATTCAGGTTCATACAAAAACAATTGATCACCATGACAGCTTTATTCAGAATCAATTAGAGGAGCTCAGAGAAAAGCAGTTTGATACTATGGAATTTGTTTCCAGCTTATTGGGATAA
- a CDS encoding sigma-54 dependent transcriptional regulator: protein MRVLIVDDETNIREIFVKLLAMEGIDCESAENGFAAQRIVENIDIDIIVSDLKMPGMDGLELLAWLKEQSLDIPVIMISAFGQADDAVQALKLGAYDYMVKPFDPDVLIHRIKNASDAQTLKKELLSKEKNDSYIAHSLTMKHLKTRIQKIAPTPSTVLITGESGSGKEVTARYIHQLSGNREGPFLSINVGGIPEELLESELFGHEKGSFTGAERRKIGLFEAAAEGTLFLDEIGEMSAGMQVKLLRVLQEKTIRRLGGLDELPIKARIISATNRTLENSIKEGSFREDLFYRLNVARIELPPLRERKEDIIPLTTLLLKNLNIKMGSSINSISPEAVSSLESYPYPGNIRELENILERACIYAEGTIISSDDLELQDPSRMAQVHDKPGSLHAMEKEMILESLLRWEGNRTKAAKELGISRRTIQNKLIEYGMADRLN, encoded by the coding sequence ATGAGAGTTCTTATAGTTGATGATGAGACCAATATAAGAGAGATCTTTGTAAAACTTCTGGCTATGGAAGGGATAGATTGTGAGTCTGCGGAAAATGGTTTTGCAGCACAGCGGATAGTAGAAAATATAGATATTGATATTATTGTGAGTGACTTGAAGATGCCCGGAATGGACGGTCTTGAGTTACTGGCTTGGCTGAAAGAACAGTCTCTGGATATACCCGTTATTATGATATCAGCCTTTGGTCAGGCAGATGATGCCGTTCAAGCTCTCAAACTGGGCGCCTATGACTATATGGTGAAACCCTTTGATCCGGACGTCCTTATCCACAGGATTAAAAATGCATCCGATGCTCAAACTCTAAAAAAAGAACTCCTTTCAAAAGAAAAGAATGACAGCTATATTGCCCACTCATTGACCATGAAGCATCTTAAAACAAGAATACAAAAGATAGCTCCGACTCCCTCTACAGTACTTATCACAGGAGAGAGTGGAAGCGGTAAAGAAGTCACAGCCAGATATATTCACCAGCTCTCAGGTAATAGAGAAGGACCTTTTCTAAGTATCAATGTGGGAGGCATCCCTGAAGAACTTCTTGAAAGTGAGCTCTTCGGACATGAAAAAGGTTCCTTTACTGGAGCCGAAAGAAGGAAGATCGGTCTCTTTGAAGCTGCAGCCGAAGGGACACTCTTTCTTGATGAAATTGGGGAGATGTCTGCCGGCATGCAGGTGAAACTTCTCAGAGTTCTACAGGAGAAAACTATCAGAAGGCTTGGTGGATTGGATGAACTTCCGATCAAAGCCAGAATCATCTCCGCAACTAACAGGACTCTGGAAAATTCAATAAAAGAGGGAAGTTTCCGGGAAGACCTGTTTTACCGGCTCAATGTGGCCCGTATTGAACTGCCGCCCTTAAGAGAACGGAAGGAAGACATAATTCCTCTGACAACACTGCTTTTGAAAAATCTCAATATAAAAATGGGGAGCTCTATTAACAGTATCAGCCCCGAGGCTGTAAGTTCCCTTGAATCCTACCCCTATCCCGGAAATATCAGGGAGCTGGAAAATATTCTGGAACGGGCCTGTATCTATGCCGAAGGAACCATCATAAGCTCTGACGATCTGGAATTGCAAGATCCATCCCGAATGGCTCAAGTCCATGATAAACCAGGCAGCCTTCACGCAATGGAAAAAGAGATGATACTGGAATCACTCCTCCGCTGGGAGGGAAACAGAACTAAAGCTGCTAAAGAACTTGGTATTTCCAGGCGAACAATTCAAAACAAGCTGATTGAATATGGAATGGCAGACAGGTTGAATTAA